Within the Thermus oshimai DSM 12092 genome, the region TCCTGACCCACGGCCGCATCACCACCACCCTTCCGAAGGCCAAGGAGCTCACCGGCTTTGTGGACCACCTCATCCACCTGGCCAAGCGGGGCGACCTGCACGCCCGTCGCCTGGTTCTCAGGGACCTGCAGGACGTGAAGCTGGTGCGGAAGCTCTTTGACGAGATCGCCCCCAAGTACCAGAACCGCCCCGGGGGCTACACCCGGGTCCTCAAGCTGGCGGAGCGCCGCCGGGGGGACGCGGCGCCTTTGGCCCTGGTGGAG harbors:
- the rplQ gene encoding 50S ribosomal protein L17, translated to MRHLKSGRKLNRHSAHRLALFRNQAKSLLTHGRITTTLPKAKELTGFVDHLIHLAKRGDLHARRLVLRDLQDVKLVRKLFDEIAPKYQNRPGGYTRVLKLAERRRGDAAPLALVELVE